From the Burkholderia ubonensis genome, one window contains:
- a CDS encoding type VI secretion system Vgr family protein has protein sequence MDIRSSALGDLKLRELYEAISNGVLQQGRVLMLDTPLGKNALVPLRARGSARIGRDYSYTIDVASTRDDTALLSLMHQPVTLQIQQVTAPFAIPVYRPVHGFVHRVAYLGGNGGLSTYQIEFSSALVFLEKTHNEEGWLEKDAREIISDVLDRYPQLRGQYRFSLLSDPAKRSWCRQSESDLHFVNRLAEAEGWYFYWIHENVAEGDAPKTTLVIVDHVSTLPDAKAVEFIRANDSNESDGFAHWAGVQTMQSTRYISRAFDYKRPASDFQAESALAATSYVAEERRQKVERSVPDVPMTVYESTAYGYSSSDTGEARARRLVEVWDARASRYFGVGGVRWLDAGSRFVLNGHPRHEGGDAKKREFLVIEARWFIENNVPIGQQTAEFPQSLRATLAEQQAIHSERFKTPGHAADGSAGFFVIEVEAQPTAVEYRSPLDHPKPIMSIEHALVVTPDGAEAWTNDRNQIRVHFAWDRKNPPDAFTSSPLLSSLQSDTGNGYGAVHVPRAREWVIVGYWNGDCDKPFVLGRINGGATPSPWHSNALLSGFKSEGFGKTGAYNSFVHDDSTNQGGTRLVSYTGKSYAALTQGYLIKHEGNTRGKYLGAGFILHADEFGAVRASKGLSISAHSKSYDDEQMGVDEARSQLQQAGMLVESLSSASTTAQAESLQTGQDALKALSKDIQHPVSGDTSGGVTAGGGTGSANGFSQPNILVSTPKDIALVADNSTHIVAEKEINVVSNENTYMATGKSLVVAAAEKVSFFAQKLGAFFVTAKGPIKLSANTDDVNVNAGKDVTVKAKRIVLDADEIIIKAGGSYTRWVAAGIEDGTQGPRTIKSASLSRQGPSSIAQHMNSLPQAKFNDPYVLRDRLTGEVLKNHPYELIRGDGTRLTGTTNELGHVAEQKSDDVESLMLHALRRTPDAGGDTQ, from the coding sequence ATGGATATCAGATCGTCCGCACTCGGGGACTTGAAGTTGCGCGAGCTCTATGAGGCGATCAGCAACGGCGTTTTGCAGCAGGGCCGAGTGCTGATGCTGGATACGCCGCTCGGCAAGAATGCGCTGGTGCCGTTACGGGCGCGCGGATCGGCCAGAATCGGGCGCGACTATTCGTACACGATCGACGTTGCGTCGACGCGCGACGACACTGCGCTGCTGTCGCTGATGCATCAGCCCGTGACCTTGCAGATTCAGCAAGTCACTGCTCCCTTTGCGATTCCTGTCTATCGTCCGGTTCACGGCTTCGTGCATCGGGTCGCCTATTTGGGCGGTAATGGCGGCCTTTCGACATACCAGATCGAGTTTTCATCGGCGCTGGTCTTCCTTGAGAAAACCCATAACGAAGAAGGCTGGCTCGAGAAAGACGCCCGGGAGATCATTTCCGACGTGCTTGATCGGTATCCGCAGCTACGCGGACAGTACCGTTTCTCGCTGTTGTCCGATCCTGCCAAGCGTTCGTGGTGCCGGCAAAGCGAATCCGATCTTCACTTTGTGAACCGCTTGGCTGAGGCCGAGGGCTGGTACTTCTACTGGATCCATGAAAACGTTGCTGAAGGCGACGCTCCAAAGACGACGCTCGTTATCGTCGACCACGTCTCGACTCTCCCAGATGCCAAGGCAGTTGAGTTCATTCGGGCGAACGACAGCAACGAATCGGATGGCTTCGCCCATTGGGCAGGGGTGCAGACGATGCAGAGCACGCGCTACATATCGCGTGCATTTGATTACAAGCGGCCCGCGTCCGATTTTCAGGCTGAGAGTGCACTTGCCGCGACGAGCTATGTCGCGGAGGAGCGCCGCCAGAAAGTCGAGCGTAGCGTTCCTGATGTGCCGATGACCGTCTACGAATCGACGGCTTACGGCTATTCCAGTTCGGACACGGGCGAGGCGCGAGCTCGACGGCTGGTAGAAGTATGGGATGCGCGAGCAAGCCGATATTTTGGTGTCGGAGGCGTGCGCTGGCTCGATGCCGGTTCGCGGTTTGTGTTGAACGGACATCCCCGCCACGAAGGCGGTGATGCGAAGAAGCGAGAGTTTCTGGTGATCGAGGCACGTTGGTTCATCGAGAACAATGTGCCGATTGGCCAGCAGACGGCCGAGTTTCCGCAGAGCCTTCGCGCAACGCTGGCCGAGCAGCAGGCGATCCACAGTGAGCGCTTTAAGACGCCTGGACATGCTGCGGATGGTTCAGCCGGATTTTTCGTGATCGAAGTCGAGGCGCAACCCACGGCAGTCGAATACCGGAGTCCGCTGGATCATCCGAAGCCGATCATGTCGATCGAACACGCGCTTGTCGTGACGCCCGATGGCGCCGAAGCATGGACGAACGACCGGAATCAGATCAGGGTGCATTTCGCATGGGACCGCAAGAATCCACCAGACGCTTTCACCTCCTCGCCATTGCTGTCATCGCTTCAATCGGATACTGGGAACGGTTATGGAGCGGTTCATGTTCCGAGGGCGCGGGAATGGGTCATCGTCGGCTACTGGAACGGCGACTGTGACAAGCCGTTCGTATTAGGGCGTATCAACGGAGGCGCAACCCCATCGCCATGGCATTCAAACGCATTGTTGTCCGGGTTTAAGTCCGAGGGATTCGGAAAGACAGGAGCATACAACTCCTTTGTCCACGACGATTCCACTAATCAAGGCGGCACACGCCTGGTCAGCTACACCGGCAAGAGCTATGCGGCGCTGACGCAGGGCTACCTGATCAAGCATGAGGGCAACACGCGCGGGAAGTATCTGGGCGCCGGTTTCATCCTGCACGCCGACGAGTTCGGTGCAGTTCGCGCCAGCAAGGGATTGTCCATCAGTGCGCATTCGAAATCCTACGACGACGAACAGATGGGCGTGGATGAGGCGCGGTCGCAGTTGCAGCAGGCGGGGATGTTGGTCGAATCGCTATCTAGCGCAAGCACAACCGCTCAGGCGGAATCGCTGCAAACCGGACAGGATGCGCTAAAAGCGTTGTCGAAGGACATCCAGCACCCAGTGTCGGGCGATACGTCGGGTGGCGTGACTGCAGGTGGCGGTACCGGCAGCGCCAACGGATTTTCGCAGCCGAACATATTGGTATCGACGCCGAAGGACATCGCTTTGGTTGCGGACAACTCGACGCATATCGTGGCCGAGAAAGAGATCAACGTCGTCAGCAACGAGAACACGTATATGGCGACCGGCAAGTCGCTCGTCGTGGCGGCTGCGGAAAAGGTGAGCTTCTTCGCCCAGAAGCTCGGAGCGTTCTTTGTGACGGCTAAAGGTCCGATCAAACTGTCGGCCAACACGGATGACGTGAACGTCAATGCCGGTAAAGATGTGACCGTGAAGGCCAAGCGTATTGTGCTCGATGCCGATGAAATCATCATCAAGGCGGGCGGTTCGTACACCCGGTGGGTCGCTGCTGGCATTGAAGACGGCACGCAAGGTCCGCGCACGATCAAATCGGCGTCGCTCAGCCGTCAGGGGCCGAGCTCGATTGCGCAGCATATGAACAGTCTGCCGCAAGCCAAGTTCAACGATCCGTATGTGCTGCGAGATCGCCTCACGGGCGAGGTGCTGAAAAACCATCCGTATGAACTGATCCGCGGGGACGGTACACGCCTGACCGGGACGACAAACGAACTGGGCCATGTCGCCGAGCAAAAAAGCGATGACGTTGAATCACTGATGCTGCATGCATTGAGGCGAACCCCGGACGCGGGTGGCGATACTCAATAA
- a CDS encoding esterase/lipase family protein, with protein MGTNPVGNPNVVSPFNNDFDQDVVQLMGHTAPDGSSFGKFTLTPASDTRQKELLCDVRPIIPVIFIPGVMGTLLVNKNTGDEMFFPPNADTTGSKAAAAPWLYGAYHQNAAERQTKFNPLEAAVTTLGPINVGDGKTISEDEARRRGWGSVHRWSYHPFLLWLEQTLNSPKFFGKILGPWITPDPTGEKWALHPVLGTDPKKYGGFGNGAPIEADSTKFDHFTKFRYRVYAIGYNWLQSNSDSARQVIESTDYFNPKSKKKTHLMGIKEIIAENHSGKAIIVTHSMGGLVARMAIAMHGAADLMHGVFHGVQPATGAPLAAKRFRVGAETEGPSTFITQDGYKNAALMGRNENEFVAVTANAPGPLELLPMPDYNNGEPWWIFARINGDPVVKLPKAGNAYDDIYTSSKWYGLVPDASMLDPAGIVQDRLKKNKINKTVLGNFKDTLSKAVENQRNIINKYHGNTYAAYANGALDPKLQGSPPEKSAGKQTIEKGEVLDKLLAWGNAVWTGNIPAGVTEEELLAATPLFDSRDGILRIHLESRKLTIEFQVQRTASLPGGPNQDLEKSRNGIIPGDGTVPVWSARAQARGLKPGVGGGPAEGVQMVFEQGGYQHQFSYDHPWTRWSVLYSIVQIAWNAPEPKC; from the coding sequence ATGGGCACCAATCCGGTAGGTAATCCAAACGTAGTTTCGCCGTTCAATAACGACTTCGATCAGGATGTTGTGCAACTCATGGGGCACACGGCGCCTGACGGCTCGTCTTTCGGAAAATTTACGCTCACCCCCGCGAGTGATACGCGGCAAAAGGAGTTGCTGTGTGATGTCCGGCCCATCATCCCGGTGATTTTCATTCCGGGAGTAATGGGCACGCTGTTGGTCAACAAAAATACAGGCGACGAAATGTTTTTTCCGCCGAATGCGGATACTACAGGTTCGAAGGCAGCCGCAGCGCCTTGGTTATATGGTGCTTACCACCAAAATGCGGCCGAGCGCCAGACAAAATTCAATCCGTTAGAGGCGGCCGTCACTACGCTTGGCCCCATCAACGTCGGGGATGGAAAGACAATCAGTGAAGACGAAGCGCGGCGAAGAGGGTGGGGGTCAGTACATCGCTGGAGCTACCACCCGTTTCTTTTATGGCTCGAGCAGACGCTGAACTCGCCGAAGTTTTTTGGGAAAATACTCGGTCCGTGGATCACTCCTGATCCAACTGGCGAGAAGTGGGCGCTTCATCCGGTACTTGGGACTGATCCGAAGAAATACGGGGGCTTTGGTAACGGAGCACCTATCGAGGCTGATTCGACAAAATTTGATCATTTTACGAAATTCAGATATCGAGTGTATGCGATTGGATATAACTGGCTTCAATCGAATTCGGATTCCGCCAGGCAGGTGATTGAAAGTACAGATTATTTCAATCCAAAATCCAAGAAAAAAACACACTTGATGGGAATCAAGGAAATTATCGCAGAAAATCATAGCGGTAAGGCGATAATCGTAACTCATTCGATGGGCGGACTAGTGGCACGCATGGCAATTGCGATGCATGGTGCGGCGGATTTAATGCATGGGGTGTTTCATGGCGTGCAACCGGCGACTGGGGCACCATTGGCGGCGAAGCGATTTAGGGTGGGAGCGGAGACCGAGGGTCCTTCCACATTTATCACGCAAGACGGATATAAGAATGCTGCGTTGATGGGAAGAAATGAAAATGAGTTTGTTGCGGTGACGGCGAATGCGCCGGGGCCACTCGAACTGTTGCCGATGCCAGATTACAACAACGGTGAGCCATGGTGGATATTTGCAAGAATAAATGGAGATCCAGTTGTTAAACTGCCGAAAGCCGGTAATGCATATGATGACATATATACAAGCTCAAAATGGTATGGACTCGTTCCGGACGCGTCAATGCTAGATCCGGCTGGAATTGTTCAGGATAGGCTTAAAAAGAATAAAATTAATAAGACGGTCTTGGGAAATTTCAAAGACACGCTGTCTAAGGCGGTTGAGAATCAGAGAAATATTATCAACAAGTATCATGGTAATACGTATGCTGCCTATGCGAATGGAGCACTCGATCCTAAGCTGCAAGGCAGCCCGCCTGAAAAGAGCGCCGGAAAACAAACTATCGAGAAAGGAGAGGTGCTCGACAAGCTTTTGGCGTGGGGGAATGCAGTGTGGACCGGAAACATCCCAGCAGGGGTAACGGAAGAGGAGTTGCTTGCCGCTACTCCATTGTTTGATTCTCGTGATGGGATTTTGCGTATCCATCTGGAATCTCGCAAACTAACAATCGAGTTTCAAGTCCAGAGAACTGCATCGTTGCCCGGTGGCCCAAATCAGGATTTGGAAAAAAGTCGAAACGGTATCATTCCGGGAGACGGAACAGTGCCGGTCTGGTCAGCTCGTGCGCAGGCCCGTGGCCTTAAGCCGGGTGTGGGCGGCGGTCCGGCCGAAGGTGTACAGATGGTTTTCGAGCAAGGCGGGTATCAACATCAGTTTAGTTACGATCACCCGTGGACGCGTTGGTCGGTGCTCTATAGTATTGTGCAGATTGCCTGGAATGCACCGGAGCCGAAATGCTGA
- a CDS encoding T6SS immunity protein Tli4 family protein has product MLRRVATISLIVAGMCACSVVFSGESAVTNPLLSKSRPWCVGRFVFDRPVASEISNQSYEFRGEKIDVKHNSSAAEYDSKVKLLSSRLNGSQRVNPGTGVKINHSWLEKELRPRNDSAVFVYQEYYSKSGLDFKTEGYLLDGGNLFHTVGGIGAEALGQAEEIYKDTYRRIKSRDNWSVPTESGFCIDGGIVTGSSTYSEEVTQSFALMPESRPALLVIQMRDSVSQDRDPSASLLKTLPDLRAKLDSIGAHYRILRQGHRKVAGIEAEEVLFEAKDGGVTEYRFSLLAPGDPSTLAKPHTSIQMILGDISSHDMPAEERTSPVDEARALQAWDTLLNSLRLRPGAV; this is encoded by the coding sequence ATGCTGAGACGTGTCGCTACTATTTCGTTAATTGTTGCAGGTATGTGTGCCTGCTCAGTTGTCTTCTCGGGGGAGTCGGCAGTGACTAATCCTTTGTTGTCCAAGTCGCGACCGTGGTGTGTCGGTCGCTTTGTCTTTGATCGCCCGGTGGCGAGCGAAATATCGAATCAATCATACGAATTTCGCGGTGAAAAGATTGATGTTAAACATAATTCTTCGGCAGCCGAATACGATTCGAAGGTAAAGCTCTTGAGCTCGAGGTTGAATGGTTCGCAGCGAGTAAATCCCGGAACTGGTGTCAAGATTAATCATTCGTGGTTGGAGAAGGAGTTGCGTCCACGAAATGATTCGGCGGTATTTGTCTATCAGGAATATTATTCAAAATCGGGGCTTGATTTCAAGACCGAGGGCTATTTGTTGGATGGTGGGAATCTTTTTCACACTGTTGGTGGAATTGGGGCAGAGGCGCTGGGACAGGCTGAGGAGATCTATAAGGACACGTACCGTCGAATTAAGAGCCGTGACAACTGGTCGGTACCGACAGAGTCAGGATTCTGTATTGATGGTGGAATCGTGACTGGTTCGTCGACCTACTCTGAGGAGGTTACCCAGTCGTTCGCATTGATGCCGGAAAGTCGCCCGGCACTGCTAGTGATTCAGATGCGCGATTCAGTTAGTCAAGACCGCGATCCTTCCGCCTCGCTCCTGAAGACCTTGCCTGATTTGCGTGCGAAATTGGATAGTATCGGTGCACACTACCGTATTTTGCGCCAAGGCCATCGCAAAGTCGCGGGCATCGAAGCGGAAGAAGTACTGTTTGAAGCTAAAGACGGAGGGGTTACCGAATACCGCTTCTCTTTGCTTGCCCCGGGTGACCCGAGTACGCTGGCGAAGCCACATACTTCGATTCAAATGATTCTCGGAGATATCAGTAGTCACGATATGCCGGCTGAAGAGCGAACCTCTCCGGTCGATGAAGCGCGGGCATTACAGGCGTGGGATACATTGCTGAACAGCTTGAGGCTGCGGCCCGGTGCGGTTTAA
- a CDS encoding PAAR domain-containing protein has product MRRFDILKGDMTTVGGIVQGGDARDILHDREQAYEHDQVWCPVCKTVGMIVCDGPRHSSTGPDGRQSALSDDLCRCACPTPPKLVASQSVSYVEF; this is encoded by the coding sequence GTGAGGCGATTTGATATCCTAAAAGGTGACATGACGACAGTCGGTGGCATCGTGCAGGGAGGTGACGCACGGGACATACTGCACGATCGCGAACAAGCGTACGAGCACGATCAGGTGTGGTGCCCGGTGTGCAAGACAGTTGGCATGATCGTATGCGACGGCCCGCGCCATTCGAGCACCGGGCCGGATGGTCGGCAGTCGGCGCTTAGTGACGACCTCTGTCGGTGCGCATGTCCAACGCCGCCGAAGTTGGTGGCGTCGCAGTCGGTATCTTATGTCGAGTTCTGA
- a CDS encoding helix-turn-helix domain-containing protein, which yields MHKQNGRLDHSLFSSIIANWPENTAAHQRARLLEAMKMCGGVTTLEAVRFLDIVDPRPRIVELRKEGYKIATLWSRQPSECGRMHRVGEYALVNSRPTAAFGGRSDMPRTDSGRQMTLALQI from the coding sequence ATGCACAAGCAAAACGGACGGCTGGACCATTCATTGTTCAGCAGCATCATCGCCAACTGGCCTGAGAACACCGCTGCGCATCAGCGCGCCCGCCTGCTCGAGGCGATGAAGATGTGCGGTGGCGTAACAACGTTGGAGGCGGTGCGGTTTCTCGACATCGTTGACCCGCGGCCGCGGATTGTGGAGCTCCGCAAGGAGGGATACAAAATTGCAACCCTGTGGAGCCGTCAGCCGTCCGAGTGCGGGCGGATGCACCGGGTCGGGGAGTATGCGCTTGTGAACAGCCGTCCCACGGCAGCATTCGGTGGACGGTCGGACATGCCGCGCACCGACTCCGGCCGGCAGATGACTCTTGCGTTGCAAATTTGA
- a CDS encoding S1 family peptidase, whose protein sequence is MLEELYNRISSACCSVTVFLDDEKISEGSGFAFLPNGQVITAAHVVTGRFPIRHSDYIDPALKIFCKFQGLPVAEYAVQLCSMNIEVPGFSQPVQLDIAMLNPKEPFPTEVPRIPVVLGDTPRLGQRVFLAGYSEELRLPFDIDRLLLPETKGAAEFKAAMDKGYMADMTGPLIKQGHIGNLRRIVTTVSGLGTLECDVMYIDNAMHPGASGGPVFNERGEAIGILSQRAMTAVEYGADGRARVPSGCTIAIGLNPLAFLGGQPHASK, encoded by the coding sequence ATGCTCGAAGAACTCTACAATCGAATCTCATCCGCGTGCTGCTCTGTCACGGTCTTCCTTGACGACGAGAAAATCAGCGAGGGCTCAGGCTTTGCGTTTCTTCCGAACGGTCAGGTGATTACGGCCGCGCACGTCGTCACCGGGCGGTTCCCGATTCGGCACAGCGATTACATCGACCCGGCGCTAAAAATATTCTGCAAGTTCCAGGGTTTGCCGGTCGCAGAGTATGCGGTCCAGCTTTGCTCCATGAACATAGAAGTCCCGGGATTTTCGCAGCCGGTCCAGCTGGACATCGCGATGCTGAATCCGAAGGAGCCGTTTCCGACGGAGGTTCCTCGGATACCGGTCGTGCTTGGGGATACGCCGCGACTTGGCCAGCGCGTATTCCTGGCAGGCTATTCTGAAGAGCTGCGCCTCCCGTTCGACATTGACCGACTACTCTTGCCAGAGACAAAGGGCGCCGCCGAATTCAAGGCAGCCATGGACAAGGGCTACATGGCCGACATGACGGGCCCGCTCATCAAGCAAGGGCATATCGGCAACCTCAGGCGGATAGTGACGACAGTCTCTGGTCTCGGAACCCTCGAATGCGATGTCATGTATATCGACAACGCAATGCATCCCGGCGCCAGCGGCGGCCCAGTGTTCAACGAGCGGGGCGAGGCTATCGGGATTCTATCTCAGCGCGCTATGACCGCCGTTGAATACGGAGCCGATGGCCGAGCACGCGTGCCATCTGGTTGCACTATCGCTATCGGCCTCAACCCGCTTGCGTTTCTTGGCGGGCAGCCCCACGCCTCTAAATGA